The following are from one region of the bacterium genome:
- a CDS encoding cytochrome C, protein MDRTPFSMRSLLRCTATLFLSLVVMFSPPASRVEADIVPPEELHPAAETYRRATFILNLNPVHWDQVWRDMEVLAKSIERTSSEEGAAFRKAISEARKIVHPELKKDEEPDFVQIRIQGSRKVFAAATRAVSRLLVTKLGQVVSSTDPKIVKKYLSEGRQIFRAFEEILPYTDPQAWKRMQLNWLEAFSHLGAAGGMGAGSRKMNAKEVRAAVISIGDYFRQNFNDFTPGPQKRLLARPVGSPTYDKTARVPWKLPPGSNINKQLPRPRQLLGIAERGVNEGETFLIALGDMAFDSPFIFGEPARSFGVSCNTCHNKGVTNPQFFIPGISIRKGGLDVSNSFFAGHANNGLFDPVDAPDLRGIRFTAPYGRNGRFASLRDFVRNVIVNEFNGPEPDAMLLDGMIAYMNEFEFLPNPKLNRDGTLSPRKASASALRGEKIFKRRFPQMMGGKSCASCHVPSAHFLDHRRHNIGTTEGFDAHSFDGAFDTPTLLSAKYSAPYFHDGSQPTLRAVSEWFNKRFKLGLSKKEIGDLTAYVETVGDGVDAYEDTIYTLDAELEEFSFFLSTYERLKRQGKKDLITTLLKTVAFELRGHKWDVQDKGHLPILNQLETLLREALDLHLQGKSKEVDAKIAAYRTLYEKNVDKLK, encoded by the coding sequence ATGGACCGCACCCCATTTTCGATGAGATCGCTTTTAAGATGTACCGCTACGCTCTTCTTGTCCCTTGTGGTGATGTTCTCGCCGCCGGCTTCCCGCGTGGAAGCCGATATCGTCCCGCCGGAGGAACTCCATCCCGCGGCCGAGACTTACCGGCGGGCCACGTTCATCTTGAATCTGAACCCGGTTCATTGGGATCAGGTATGGCGGGACATGGAAGTTCTCGCCAAGAGCATCGAGCGAACATCTTCGGAAGAGGGGGCCGCTTTCCGGAAAGCCATCTCTGAAGCGCGGAAGATCGTTCATCCCGAACTTAAAAAAGATGAAGAGCCTGATTTCGTTCAAATCCGAATCCAGGGAAGCCGGAAGGTGTTTGCGGCGGCCACCCGGGCGGTGAGCCGGTTGCTTGTCACAAAACTCGGCCAGGTTGTTTCTTCGACGGATCCCAAAATCGTCAAGAAATATCTCTCCGAGGGAAGGCAAATTTTCCGGGCTTTCGAGGAGATCCTTCCCTACACCGATCCGCAAGCCTGGAAAAGGATGCAGTTAAACTGGCTGGAAGCGTTTTCGCACCTCGGCGCGGCGGGGGGGATGGGTGCGGGCTCCCGCAAGATGAACGCGAAAGAGGTCCGTGCGGCGGTGATCTCCATCGGAGATTACTTTCGGCAGAACTTCAACGACTTTACGCCCGGACCCCAAAAAAGACTTTTGGCCCGGCCGGTTGGCAGCCCGACCTACGACAAAACAGCCAGGGTCCCATGGAAACTCCCTCCGGGATCGAATATCAACAAGCAGCTGCCCCGCCCCCGGCAATTGCTCGGTATAGCAGAGCGCGGGGTGAACGAGGGTGAAACATTTTTGATCGCCCTGGGCGATATGGCGTTTGACAGTCCGTTCATCTTCGGCGAGCCCGCGCGCAGCTTTGGCGTCAGCTGCAATACCTGCCACAACAAAGGGGTCACCAATCCCCAGTTCTTCATTCCCGGCATCTCCATAAGGAAAGGCGGGCTGGATGTGTCGAACAGTTTCTTCGCGGGACACGCCAACAACGGCTTGTTCGACCCGGTCGATGCCCCCGACCTGCGGGGAATCCGGTTTACCGCTCCTTACGGCCGCAACGGCCGGTTCGCCTCGCTTCGAGATTTTGTCCGTAACGTCATCGTCAACGAGTTCAACGGCCCTGAGCCCGACGCCATGCTGCTCGACGGGATGATCGCCTACATGAACGAATTCGAGTTCCTTCCCAATCCGAAGCTGAACCGGGATGGAACCCTGAGTCCCCGGAAGGCCTCGGCCTCGGCGCTTCGCGGCGAAAAGATTTTCAAGCGCAGATTCCCGCAGATGATGGGCGGTAAGAGTTGTGCCAGCTGCCATGTTCCCTCGGCCCATTTCTTGGACCACAGGCGCCACAATATCGGGACGACCGAAGGCTTCGACGCTCATTCCTTCGATGGCGCTTTTGACACGCCCACGCTGCTATCGGCCAAGTATTCGGCTCCTTATTTTCACGACGGCAGCCAGCCCACCCTCCGGGCGGTGAGCGAATGGTTCAACAAACGGTTCAAGCTCGGGCTTTCGAAAAAAGAGATCGGCGACCTGACGGCTTACGTCGAAACGGTGGGCGACGGGGTAGACGCCTACGAGGACACGATTTACACCCTGGATGCCGAGTTGGAGGAATTCAGCTTCTTCCTCTCCACCTACGAACGGCTGAAGCGGCAGGGCAAAAAAGATCTCATCACCACGCTCCTCAAAACAGTTGCTTTCGAGCTTCGGGGGCACAAGTGGGATGTTCAAGACAAAGGGCATCTCCCCATCCTGAACCAGCTGGAAACCCTGCTGCGGGAGGCGCTCGACCTGCATCTGCAGGGGAAAAGCAAGGAAGTGGATGCGAAAATCGCAGCTTACCGGACGCTCTACGAAAAAAACGTGGACAAACTCAAATAA
- a CDS encoding metalloregulator ArsR/SmtB family transcription factor, which translates to MKLAAEEEQLGPKASAEFCDCKFVDEAKVSAVQETMKSEKIFFALAETFKVLGDPTRTKILFALAQEELCVCDLSNLLGLSQSAASHQLRVLRNMHLVKYRKEGRMVYYSLDDHHIEMLFAEALNHVQELEIHTEPA; encoded by the coding sequence ATGAAACTGGCCGCGGAAGAAGAGCAGCTTGGCCCGAAAGCCAGCGCGGAATTTTGCGATTGCAAATTTGTGGACGAGGCGAAGGTGTCGGCCGTCCAGGAAACGATGAAGTCCGAGAAAATATTCTTCGCTTTGGCGGAGACCTTCAAGGTGCTTGGCGATCCGACAAGGACAAAAATTTTGTTTGCCTTGGCCCAGGAAGAGCTTTGCGTTTGCGATTTATCCAATCTTCTGGGTCTCAGCCAGTCCGCCGCCTCGCACCAGCTTCGGGTTTTGAGAAACATGCATCTCGTGAAATACCGGAAGGAAGGAAGGATGGTGTACTACTCTCTTGACGATCATCACATCGAGATGCTTTTCGCAGAGGCTTTGAACCATGTTCAGGAGCTGGAAATTCACACGGAACCAGCATAA
- a CDS encoding alpha-ketoacid dehydrogenase subunit beta, whose translation MTVEMTYREALIAAKREAMRADPAVIILGEDIGLYGGTFGVTQGLFEEFGPERVIDTPISEAGFSGAAVGAALTGLRPIVELKFIDFTLVAMDQLINQAAKVHFMMGGQGKLPVVFMVAIGVTRGAAAQHSQSLHAFFVHVPGFKVVMPSTPHDAKGLLSSAIDDDGPVMFIAHKWLFSQRGLVPEDPYRIPFGEAAIRKKGDDVTIVATSFMVNHAMEASEQLAALGIQTEVIDLRSIVPMDTGVILESVRKTGRLVVVDEGHLSCGVAAEVAALLQKDAFDYLDAPIERVGTPAAPVPFSEPLEEAYALGAGQVVAAARRTLGIS comes from the coding sequence ATGACGGTGGAGATGACTTATCGGGAAGCGCTCATCGCAGCCAAGCGCGAGGCAATGCGGGCGGATCCGGCGGTGATAATTTTGGGTGAGGATATTGGACTCTACGGTGGGACCTTCGGGGTGACACAGGGTCTTTTCGAGGAGTTTGGCCCTGAGCGGGTCATCGATACCCCCATTTCGGAGGCTGGGTTTTCAGGAGCGGCCGTCGGAGCGGCCCTGACGGGTCTTCGTCCTATCGTCGAGCTGAAATTCATTGACTTCACCTTGGTGGCCATGGACCAGCTGATCAATCAGGCGGCCAAAGTTCATTTCATGATGGGGGGTCAAGGCAAGCTGCCCGTTGTATTCATGGTAGCCATTGGGGTGACCCGGGGAGCCGCAGCCCAGCACAGCCAGAGTTTGCACGCCTTTTTTGTACACGTTCCCGGCTTCAAGGTGGTGATGCCCTCCACTCCCCACGATGCAAAGGGGCTTCTCTCTAGCGCGATTGATGACGACGGTCCTGTCATGTTCATCGCCCACAAATGGCTTTTCTCGCAACGGGGGCTCGTTCCGGAGGATCCCTACCGAATTCCCTTCGGTGAGGCAGCCATCCGGAAAAAAGGGGATGATGTCACCATTGTGGCCACCTCCTTTATGGTGAACCATGCGATGGAAGCCTCTGAACAGTTGGCCGCCCTCGGAATTCAGACCGAGGTCATCGACCTGAGAAGCATCGTTCCCATGGACACCGGGGTCATTCTAGAGTCGGTACGGAAAACGGGCCGCTTGGTGGTTGTCGATGAGGGGCACCTATCCTGTGGGGTGGCCGCTGAGGTCGCCGCCTTGTTGCAAAAGGATGCTTTTGACTACCTGGACGCGCCCATTGAGCGCGTCGGAACCCCCGCGGCACCCGTTCCTTTCAGTGAACCCCTGGAAGAAGCTTATGCCCTGGGGGCCGGTCAGGTCGTTGCTGCCGCTCGGCGCACATTGGGAATTTCTTGA
- a CDS encoding thiamine pyrophosphate-dependent dehydrogenase E1 component subunit alpha yields the protein MVRIRAFEEKLKELYMAGRVRGLVHLSIGQEAVAAGVCTHLGNEDYLVSNHRGHGHLIAKGLDPPSMMAELFGREDGCCRGRGGSMHMGDLKKGILGANGIVGAGLPIAVGAALSARFRARGGISVVFFGDGAANQGTFHEAINLAAVLKMPVVFVCENNHYALSIPQSRHMAVTHVADRASAYGIPGAVVDGNDVCAVFEAAEEAILRARAGKGPFLLECKTYRWRGHGESDPSGGTKYRSAKEVKDWQKRCPIMQAESLLLREGAATKDVLARVRSEAQEEMESAVAFAEKSPWPDAADVLKFVYVDSEESSS from the coding sequence ATGGTCCGGATTCGAGCCTTCGAGGAGAAGCTGAAGGAACTTTACATGGCTGGGCGAGTCCGGGGGCTTGTTCATCTCTCCATCGGCCAGGAAGCCGTAGCAGCAGGTGTATGCACACATCTGGGAAACGAGGATTACCTTGTTAGCAACCACCGTGGCCACGGCCATCTGATTGCGAAGGGGCTTGACCCTCCCTCTATGATGGCGGAGCTCTTCGGCAGGGAAGATGGCTGTTGCCGTGGACGGGGTGGTTCGATGCACATGGGGGATCTCAAAAAGGGCATTTTGGGAGCAAACGGCATTGTAGGGGCGGGCCTTCCCATCGCCGTGGGGGCGGCGCTTTCCGCGCGCTTTCGGGCGAGAGGAGGCATCTCTGTGGTCTTTTTTGGAGATGGCGCGGCCAATCAAGGAACATTTCACGAGGCGATCAATCTGGCGGCAGTGCTGAAGATGCCCGTCGTTTTCGTATGCGAGAACAATCACTACGCACTCTCCATCCCTCAATCTCGCCATATGGCGGTTACCCACGTGGCGGATCGGGCTTCTGCCTATGGGATACCGGGCGCCGTCGTTGACGGGAATGACGTCTGCGCAGTTTTTGAGGCAGCGGAGGAGGCCATCCTTCGGGCACGGGCCGGAAAAGGGCCATTTCTGCTCGAGTGCAAAACCTACCGGTGGCGGGGACATGGTGAGTCGGATCCGAGCGGCGGCACCAAGTACCGTTCGGCCAAAGAGGTAAAGGACTGGCAGAAGCGATGCCCTATCATGCAAGCCGAAAGTCTCCTTCTGAGGGAAGGGGCAGCCACAAAGGATGTTCTCGCGCGTGTCCGCTCCGAGGCCCAGGAGGAGATGGAATCCGCAGTGGCCTTTGCGGAAAAGAGTCCTTGGCCGGATGCCGCTGATGTGCTCAAGTTTGTATATGTGGACAGCGAGGAAAGTTCGTCATGA
- a CDS encoding alcohol dehydrogenase catalytic domain-containing protein, translating to MKAAVLREWGRLQVEDVDVPQVGPGEVLCRVGACGFCGTDIRIVRGTHKTVWSPTLPHIPGHEWSGEVVAVGDEVEEFSPGDRVVGETSRGCGRCRMCRTGNYHLCEHHGDLAKGFRMYGFNYPGAFAEYVVRPPEGMTKMPASMSFEEGAVAHVLAQALHYVERAGVYAGDDVAVLGSGVQGLLVLQVAMLKGAGRVFMSGRGKRLEVAKKLGAAEVFDYTRDDVTQRLLELTGGKGVDVVFECAGKADSMRTVSDATRMGGRIALIGITSQPDGVPLDTDTIALHEMTVFGMRGSPHTAAGAVSLVANGQVKTKPLVTKSFQLDQIQNAFETFEKREDGALGILVKP from the coding sequence ATGAAAGCCGCGGTTCTGCGAGAGTGGGGCCGACTTCAGGTGGAAGATGTGGATGTGCCTCAGGTAGGTCCGGGCGAGGTCCTTTGCCGTGTGGGTGCCTGCGGATTTTGTGGAACAGATATTCGAATCGTCCGTGGGACTCACAAGACGGTTTGGTCCCCCACCCTCCCGCACATCCCCGGCCATGAGTGGTCGGGAGAGGTCGTGGCTGTTGGAGATGAGGTGGAGGAATTTTCCCCGGGAGACCGGGTCGTGGGCGAGACCTCCCGAGGGTGTGGCCGTTGCCGGATGTGCAGGACGGGGAACTACCATCTTTGTGAACATCACGGTGACCTGGCCAAAGGATTCCGGATGTATGGCTTTAACTACCCCGGGGCCTTCGCCGAATATGTCGTCCGCCCCCCCGAGGGGATGACCAAGATGCCGGCCAGCATGAGCTTCGAGGAGGGGGCTGTTGCCCACGTGCTGGCCCAGGCTCTCCACTATGTTGAGCGGGCAGGAGTTTATGCCGGGGATGATGTGGCCGTCCTCGGGTCAGGAGTGCAGGGCCTGCTCGTTCTCCAGGTGGCCATGCTGAAGGGAGCAGGGCGTGTGTTCATGAGCGGCCGCGGAAAGCGCCTGGAGGTGGCCAAAAAGTTGGGGGCGGCGGAGGTGTTCGACTACACGCGGGATGATGTCACTCAGCGCCTCCTGGAACTTACCGGCGGGAAGGGAGTGGACGTGGTTTTCGAATGTGCAGGCAAGGCGGATTCCATGCGTACTGTCTCGGATGCCACTCGAATGGGGGGGCGTATCGCGTTGATCGGCATCACCAGTCAACCTGACGGAGTTCCCCTGGACACCGATACCATCGCTTTGCACGAAATGACCGTCTTTGGAATGCGTGGAAGCCCCCATACCGCCGCGGGAGCGGTGAGTCTCGTCGCCAATGGCCAAGTAAAAACCAAACCGCTGGTCACGAAATCATTTCAATTGGATCAAATCCAGAATGCGTTTGAAACATTCGAAAAACGGGAGGACGGTGCACTGGGAATCCTCGTTAAACCCTAA
- a CDS encoding amidohydrolase family protein: MATQGSGAPESADDYFILDIEAHIMPQDYRKYVNYFPDVKCLDYAHVMARKTKWTNPVTGEEGGHPGMDWSAENLIAAMDEAGVDMASILRESFFDATKNSAPFSTNYHIVEAMEKYPNRFIGQSNVGPHMKRGIDNAIWELEYLHTQMGFKCTKVYSPEDGYLNDPQMFPFYAKCEELQIPVCFHTGFTVRIGMTKYCEPILLDDVCSAFPDLKVIAYHFGFPAQQEMYMLAYKHPNLYIGMSSILGLMQWGPVKLRHFLGEIFAFGVGDRLIWGTDWPGTGHVQMVQAILDLEMPEELSRDWGYPPIRREDKAAMFGGTAAKLLGVDPEASKLPQKRK; encoded by the coding sequence ATGGCCACGCAGGGTTCCGGTGCTCCCGAAAGTGCTGACGATTATTTTATTCTCGACATCGAAGCACACATCATGCCCCAGGATTACCGGAAATATGTGAATTATTTCCCGGATGTGAAGTGCCTCGACTACGCACATGTCATGGCCCGGAAAACCAAATGGACCAATCCGGTAACGGGGGAAGAGGGGGGACACCCGGGGATGGATTGGTCCGCGGAGAATCTAATCGCTGCGATGGATGAGGCCGGAGTGGACATGGCCTCGATCCTTCGGGAATCCTTCTTCGATGCCACGAAAAACTCCGCTCCATTTTCCACCAACTACCACATCGTCGAGGCCATGGAAAAATACCCAAATCGCTTCATCGGCCAGTCCAACGTGGGCCCTCATATGAAACGGGGAATTGACAACGCTATTTGGGAGTTGGAGTACCTTCACACCCAGATGGGCTTCAAATGCACCAAAGTGTATTCTCCCGAGGACGGGTACCTCAACGATCCCCAAATGTTCCCCTTTTATGCGAAATGCGAAGAGCTCCAGATTCCCGTCTGTTTCCACACCGGTTTTACGGTTCGCATTGGGATGACGAAATATTGCGAACCCATTCTTTTGGATGATGTGTGCAGCGCTTTCCCGGATCTCAAGGTTATCGCTTACCATTTCGGATTTCCCGCTCAGCAAGAGATGTACATGCTGGCCTATAAGCACCCGAACCTCTATATCGGGATGAGTTCCATACTTGGCTTAATGCAGTGGGGGCCGGTCAAACTCCGCCACTTTCTCGGGGAAATTTTCGCCTTCGGGGTGGGAGACCGTCTTATCTGGGGGACGGATTGGCCCGGGACGGGCCACGTGCAGATGGTCCAGGCAATCTTGGATTTAGAAATGCCTGAAGAGCTCAGTCGTGATTGGGGATACCCACCTATTCGGCGGGAGGATAAGGCCGCCATGTTCGGCGGGACGGCGGCCAAACTCCTTGGGGTTGACCCCGAGGCGAGCAAACTACCACAAAAGCGCAAGTAA